GTGTTTTTAAAAGATAACTTAAAGATGCGAGTTATGACTGTCGGGCCCTTCTTGTATATGCCTGAAGCGGAAGAAGCAAAAAGAACATACAGATTGCACTAAATTAAATAAAAACTTACAAAATGAGATTTAAATAAACCTGACACTTCTATTGTTTCAGGTTTATTTTTATTGTTCACCTGAAGAGTCAACTTCATTTATTGCAGGACTGTCTTCACTTTCAGGGTCTTCTTCAGAAGTTATTACGTTTTCTGCTTCCTTTTTCCAAATAAAAATTTCTGTTTTATTTAACGGTCTGTAATCAATGTCCCATTTAAATCCGGGCAATAATGTTTCTTCTTTTGAAAGAGTTAAAGGCGGGTGTATTTTTCCGGCAGGTTTTTCAAAAAACCAAATTTTGTCAACTTTGTTGTCTTTCATATAAATCTCCATATCAACACATTGCATAAGGTTAACTCCTATCAGTTTTTTATCGTCATCTCTTATAAAATATACTGCTTTGCCTTCTTCAACAACATCTATTTGGTAAAGCTCTCTGTCTTCAATATATGCCGACATATTTTTTCCGAAAATTTGGTTAAATCTTATCGAATCTGATTGTGAAATAATAAAAGCATTATTCTGCATATCTATTTCATCAACTTCGCCTCTGTATGTTTGTATTTCAATATAATCTGCCGAAAGTTGATTTGAATCTGACCACATTACAGGGTTTATATGCATCTCAATAACGGAATCTTTCAAGTTATAAATAAGGGAATCACATTTAAACTGAAAATCTTCTTTATAAGCCTTAACATGATGAAATGCCTGAATAATTCTGTATATTTTCGGAATTTCATTAAAAATAATTGTATCTTTATATGATTGCAAGGTATCTGCGTGCATAAATAATGAATCCGTTTCATTGTTAACTTGAATAAATACGGCACTGTCGGTCATTGAAGAAAAGCCTGTTTTTTCATTATAGAAACCGATGTTCCCTAATAATAAAACATTTTGCAAGGAATCTTTGAAGCTTACATTTTTAAATGCTTTCCCTATTCCTGAATTTCTGTTATAATATAAGCTGTCACCTTTTAAAATCTGCTCATCATTTTTTAAATATGCGTTTTTGCTGAATTGAGATATATCTTTTTCGTGATCATACCAACCGTTTTCGCAATAAATATAGTTCGAATCACTTATTATTTCGGTAGGTCCCATAAAATATGATACTTTTGTAGATGTATTGTGCTTTAAAGTGTCAGAATACATTTTGAACCTCGGATTAATAACTTCAACATTTTTTTTAAAGAAAAATTCATTATCATCGGCAAAATAATATCCGAAAACACTTTTTAAGGTATCTTCTCCGTTTATTGTTGTTCCCGAATTAAAATAATATCCTATATTTAAATCTAAATCATAATCTAAACTGTCGGTTGTTAAAACCATACTGTCTTTTTCCAAAATTACGTTATTCCTGACTCTTGCATATTTTTCTTTTCCTGAATAATGAAGAGTATCTCCGTATAAAAAAACAGTATCGTTTTCTTTTGTCAGTTTTATTAATCTGACATTTCCGAAAGCATCAAAATAATTGTTTGTATAATCGAACAAAGCACTGTCGCAAAACATTATTGAGTTTTCGTGTTTAAAAACAACACTGTCTGTTAATACTTTAATGTCTGTTCCGAGTTCTTCGGTAGTAAATAAGTATTTAGAGTCAAAATCAATTTTTTTTTGAGAAAAAACCGAAATTGGACCTAAAAATAATAATATGAAAAAAATGTATTTTTTCACTTATTCGATATAAATAAAGGTTTATTACAACAATTGGTCTATAATGGCATCAGCTGTTATACCTTCTGCTTCTGCTTTATAGTTTCTGATTATTCGATGACGTAAAACCGGATGTGCTACTGCCTTAACATCTTCAATGTCAGGAGAGTATTTTCCCTGCAATGCTGCATGAGCTTTTGCTCCCACAACGAGATATTGTGATGCTCTGGGACCTGCTCCCCATTCTAAATATTTGTTTGAAATTTCATTTGCTTTTTCCGTTCCCGGGCGTGTTGCCGTTGCCAAATTAACAGCATAATGCAAAACATTATCATTAATAGGGATTCGTCTTATTAAATGTTGGAAATACAAAATTTCTTCTCCGGTAATTATATTTTCTAATTTTATTGAGTTGTCGGTTGTGGTTTTTTGTACAATTGTTATTTCATCTTCAAATTTAGGATAGTCTAACCAAATATTAAACATAAAACGGTCTAATTGTGCTTCGGGTAAAGGATATGTTCCTTCTTGTTCAATGGGGTTTTGTGTTGCTAAAACGAAAAATGGTTTTCCGAGTTCATATTCTATTCCGGCAACCGTAACATTTTTTTCTTGCATTGCCTCAAGAAGGGCTGCTTGTGTTTTAGGAGGTGTTCTGTTAATTTCATCTGCTAAAATAATATTTGAAAACAAAGGTCCTTTTAAAAACTTAAATTTTCTGTGTTCGTCTAAAATTTCAGTTCCTATAATATCAGAAGGCATTAAATCGGGTGTAAATTGTATTCTTTTGTATTGTAGTCCCAAAACTTCTGCTAAAGTATTAACCAACAAAGTTTTTGCCAAACCGGGAACACCGACTAACAGACAATGCCCGTTACTGAAAATTGATATTAAAACTTCTTTAATAATATCATCTTGTCCGTAAATAACTTTATTAATTTCTGAAAAGAAATTATCGTATGTTTTTTTTAAAGCATTTACTGCTTCAACATCATCTTTATAATTTATCATTTTTGTTTTTTACAAAATTTGTCGTAAAAATATTAAATATTACCTTAGATAACGAAGTTAAGGGGAATAAATTATAAACAACCTGACAGTTTTGCCAAAAATACCCGAAACAAAAAAAATGTTTCGGGTATCATAGTTTTTACACTTGTTATTTATTATTCCGAAAACCAACCTTTATATTTATAGTTGCAATCACGGTATTCTTCGTCAATTTTAAAGTAAGTTGTTTTTTGAACTTTTTGTATCCAATCACTTATTATTTCTTCTTTCTTTTTTTCTTTTGCCATATCACTTATTAACTGATAGTCTGTATTTATATCTGCAATATGAGGTTCTGTTTTGCTGAGCAGTTTAATAATTTTCATTTCGGGTTTTCCTTTCATGCTCCTGCTTTCAAAAGGCTCAGAAACTTCACTGATCTTCATTTGTTTTAATACATAGTTTGTTGCAGGGTCTAATTGGCTGCTTTTAAAACCTGAGGTTCCGGTATAAGGATTAATGACAATTCCTCCGCTTTTATTGGTTTCATCATCTGTTGAATACCTTAATGCTGCCTCTTCAAATGTCATACTTCCTTCTCTTACAATTTTTGCAATACTGTCAAGTGTGTGTTTTGCTTTCATCTTTTCGGAGCTCAAAGGCTTAGGTATTTTAAGTATGTGCCTGATATGAATTTTTTCTCCTTTTCTTTCAATAAATTGAATTACATGATACCCGAATTCTGATTTTACAATATCCGACATTTCGCCGGGTTCGTCCAGCTCGAATGCTGCTGCTGCGAATTCAGGGACTAAGTCTCCTCTTCTTACCCAACCGAGGTCCCCGTCATTTTCCGCAGATGCTGCATCATCAGAATATAAACTTGCCAAAAACTCAAATTCTTCACCTTTGCTCACTCTGTCAATATATTCTTGAAGTGATTGTTTAATTTTCTCAATTTGCCTGTCTTGAATTTTAGGGTGTATAACAATTTGAGCAATTTCAATTTCAGATTCAACAAGTTGTAAGCTGTCTTTCGGGATATTGCTGAAATATGCTTTTACTTCTTTCGGGCTGACCCGAATATCGCGTGTTATATCGGATTCCATTTGCTGTGAAATCAGCTGGTCCTCAATTACACTTCTGAAATGCTCTTTAATTCGGCTGAAAGGTTTATTAAAATATTTTTCCATTGCATCCCTTCCGCCCATTTGTTCTTCAAACATTGCTACTCTTCTGTCTAATTCGCCTTCAACTTGTTGGTCGGAAACCTCGATACTGTCAACTTTTGCTTGATTAATCAACAAAGATTGGTAGAGCAACTCTTCAAATACGAAACATTTTAAATTCCCGCCGTGAGTTTCGCCTCTTGATTTGTATTGAAGCATAAGTGTCTCAACATCAGACCTTAGTATTGTTTTTTCTCCGATAATTGCAACAATTTCATCTATTGATTTTTCTTGTGAAAAAAGCGAAGTACTTATGAGCATAAAAGCGATAATGTATTTTAGTTTTTTAACCATCTTCAGTTTGGGTGTTATTATTACAGAAGCTTTTCTTTAAATTTAAAGTCTGTTCTATTCAATAAAAATTTTAATATTTCCGTTTTTGGTATCGGTTTGATAAATCTGTTTTTCTAATTGGTTAATAATGTTTGTTTTTCTTTTGTTCAGCAATATTGTTTTAATTCTTTCGGTTGTAAGTTCAATCGGCATTAAGTCACCTTTTAATTTATATTCTTTAAAAATTACATAATACAAAAAAGCATTATCTCTTGTTTGCAGTTTTTTACTTATACTGAGAAAATCAGCTATATTGTTAATATCGTTCGGCAATAAATTTAATACAGATGACACCTCAACCCATTTATTGTCAAAATTATCAAACTTAGTTGCATTTTCTTTTGCAATTGCTGTCATCTCATCTTCATTGTTTTCGTAGTATGCTCGTTTAAATATTGTTAGGTTTTCATTTGTAATTTTAAATTTAAAAAATAATGCTTTGACTACCTCTTCGTTTAAGCTGAAACTTTCAGGATAATCGTTGTAATATTTCTCAATTTCGGCATAAGTTATTGTTGTGTCCAGTTCTTGTTTTATATAGTCTTGTTTATATTTCTCAATTAAAAGTGATGCTCGGTAATCTTCCACAATATCATCAATGTTTTTTTGCTCTTCGGTTAAGTTTAATTCAGCTCTTCTTAATATTGTTTGTTTTCTTACCCAAAGATCTATTTTGTTTCTGATTATTAAAATGCTGTCTTCCTTGCTTACGTAATTCGGAATTAAGCCTTCAGTATCCTCCAAGTATAAATATTTATCATATACTCTTGCTAATTCTGTTTTTTCTGTTTCATTTTTACATGAAAAAAAGAGAAGGAGCAAACCGAATAATAAAACAATAGAACGAACAGCCATAATAATAGTTACAATTCAAAAAATAAAATCATCTGAATCAATTTCCGCAGTTAAATGCGTGTTTTTGATTTTTTACTATGATTTTTAGAGAGCCAATATGGTAAAACGGTTATTTTAATGTCTTTTTTATATTGTTTAATACTTTTTCATTTACGGTTATTTTATATTTTTTTTGCAAATCTTTAATCCATTTTTCCTCTAAATATGTTTGGTAATCTGAAATTACAACACCTTTTATTTGTTGAAACGATTTTGATTTTGATTTTTTTGTATTATTGATGTAAATAAACGTATTTTCTTTTGCCAAATTAACAATTCTTTGATTCTCAATCAGTTTTCCGTTCTTTTTCATTTTTATAATTTTATCGGCATATATATTTTCTCCTTTTGAAAACACACCGCTTTCCGTTATCTCCAATTTGTCTCCTATTGTTTCAATTAATTTTTCGTCATTATATTTTTTTCGAGACTTGTTCAGCAACATTTCTGCTTCTTTATATGTTTTAGTATCTTCATATTTAAACACACTTATATCAACATCAATTTGATTATCATATTTACCTTTATTATTATCATAAAATTTTTTCAGTCCTGTTGAATCATTTGATGCTTTATCCCAAATTTCATTTTTCATGAGATCAAATAATAACATTCCGTCATGATATTCTTGCATTAAAAATTTAAAATCTGAATATTTATCTTCTAATTTACTTTTTTCAACTTCGGTTAAACTCTCATAAATAAAATCTTGATACATTTGGTCAACATAGGATTTAGTTTCAGCTTTTACGGTTCTTTTTTGTTTTGTTTCAATAAATTTACCGAAATCACTTTCTTTAAAGTAAGAGTTTCCGATTGTAAACAGTGTTTTGTTTGATAATATATTGTCAGGCATTTTCCATTTTCCTTCAAATACTGTGCTGTCAACGAGTTTATAAATTTCGTCGGGATTATTCAGTTTTTTGAAGTTATATTCACTTTTTAGTTCAGAAATAACAAATGCTTTAACTATTTCTTTTCTTTCTGCATCTTTCTCAATAGATTTTTTAATGTCTTCTTTTTGTTTTTCAAAAGAATCAGGGGGTCTTTTGTCGATTAACTTAATAATATGCCAACCGAAAGCTGTCTTAATCGGCTTACCAATATCTCCAGGGTTTTTTAGTGCAAATGCTGCTTTCTCAAATTCGGGAACCATTTTTCCTGTATTAAATTCGGGGAGTTCTCCGCCTTTTTTCGCAGTTCCTCTGTCATCAGAAAACTTAACTAAATCTTCAAACTTATCTCCTGAAAGAATTCGATTGTAAATACTGTCAATTTTTTCTTTTTTTGCTGCTTTTTCATCATCTTTCATTTGGTCAGTAGAACTAATCATAATGTGTGCAACCTTATAAAAACCTTGAGCCGGTCTTTTATCAACAACTTTAACAAGATAATATCCGTAAGCAGTTCTCAAAGGTAAAGAAACCTTGTCTTTTTTTGCTTTGAACACATAGTTTTGAATGCTGTAAGGTATTCTTAAAGCCGGCAAGTATGATAAATGCCCTTTGTTTTTTGCGACAGCTCTGTCGTCCGAAGTTTCGGTTGCAACTTTTTCAAATTTTTCTCCGCCCAATATTCTGTCTCTTATTTTTACAGCTTTTTGATAGGCTAAAGTCGTATCTTCCGGTGAGGCATTTTTTGAAAGTTTAATAAAAATGATATCAAGTTTTATTTCTTCTTTATTTCTTTCGTACGCCTCTTTAACTAACTGTTCTATTTTAATATTTTCAGTTAAGTACGGTTTTGCAAGTTGATTTCTGTATCCGTTTAATTCATTTATAAATGCAGCCGAAGTATCCATTTTTAAATTTTCGGCTTCAATAACTTTAAGTTTGAACTTTTTAAATAACTCAAGGTATTCATCAAGAGATTGTTTTGTTAAATTGTCTGAGTTATTTTTTTTGTAGATGTATGAAAATTCCTCTTCCGTTATTTTTTTATCACCTACAGTCATTAAAATATTACTGTTTTGTGCAAATAACGCCACTGAAAAAAAGGCAAAAACAAAAATAAATGTAATTTTTTTCATCATTATAAATTTTACTTATGATTAAAATTATATGTTTTATTATTAATTTATCTTCTGCTGTAATTAGGAGCTTCTCTTGTTATTGAAACATCATGCGGATGATTTTCCGAAACACCTGAATTTGTAATTTTTACAAACTGTGCTTTGTGCAAATCCTTAATGTTTGCTGCTCCGCAATATCCCATTCCTGCTCTTATTCCTCCTACTAATTGGTATAATACTTCATTTATTGTTCCTTTATACGGCACTCGACCGGATATTCCTTCGGGGACTAATTTTTTTACATCATCCTCAACATCTTGAAAATATCTGTCTTTTGAGCCATCCTGCATAGCTTCAACCGAACCCATTCCGCGATAAGACTTAAACTTTCGACCTTGGTAAATTATTGTATCCCCAGGGGACTCATCTACTCCTGCAATTAAAGATCCTATCATAACAGATGAGCCTCCGGCTGCTAATGCTTTTACTATATCACCGGAATATCTTATACCTCCGTCGGCAATAACCGGAACATCAGTAGCTTTTATTGCATCTGCAACTTCGTAAATTGCAGAAAGTTGCGGAACTCCTACCCCTGCAATTATTCTTGTTGTGCAAATAGACCCGGGACCGATTCCGACTTTTACACCGTCGGCACCCGCAGCAACTAAATCAACAGCAGCATCTGCGGTTGCAATGTTCCCTACAATAAAATCAACATTCTTAAATTGCTTTTTT
This DNA window, taken from Bacteroidales bacterium, encodes the following:
- a CDS encoding peptidylprolyl isomerase translates to MMKKITFIFVFAFFSVALFAQNSNILMTVGDKKITEEEFSYIYKKNNSDNLTKQSLDEYLELFKKFKLKVIEAENLKMDTSAAFINELNGYRNQLAKPYLTENIKIEQLVKEAYERNKEEIKLDIIFIKLSKNASPEDTTLAYQKAVKIRDRILGGEKFEKVATETSDDRAVAKNKGHLSYLPALRIPYSIQNYVFKAKKDKVSLPLRTAYGYYLVKVVDKRPAQGFYKVAHIMISSTDQMKDDEKAAKKEKIDSIYNRILSGDKFEDLVKFSDDRGTAKKGGELPEFNTGKMVPEFEKAAFALKNPGDIGKPIKTAFGWHIIKLIDKRPPDSFEKQKEDIKKSIEKDAERKEIVKAFVISELKSEYNFKKLNNPDEIYKLVDSTVFEGKWKMPDNILSNKTLFTIGNSYFKESDFGKFIETKQKRTVKAETKSYVDQMYQDFIYESLTEVEKSKLEDKYSDFKFLMQEYHDGMLLFDLMKNEIWDKASNDSTGLKKFYDNNKGKYDNQIDVDISVFKYEDTKTYKEAEMLLNKSRKKYNDEKLIETIGDKLEITESGVFSKGENIYADKIIKMKKNGKLIENQRIVNLAKENTFIYINNTKKSKSKSFQQIKGVVISDYQTYLEEKWIKDLQKKYKITVNEKVLNNIKKTLK
- a CDS encoding peptidylprolyl isomerase, with product MVKKLKYIIAFMLISTSLFSQEKSIDEIVAIIGEKTILRSDVETLMLQYKSRGETHGGNLKCFVFEELLYQSLLINQAKVDSIEVSDQQVEGELDRRVAMFEEQMGGRDAMEKYFNKPFSRIKEHFRSVIEDQLISQQMESDITRDIRVSPKEVKAYFSNIPKDSLQLVESEIEIAQIVIHPKIQDRQIEKIKQSLQEYIDRVSKGEEFEFLASLYSDDAASAENDGDLGWVRRGDLVPEFAAAAFELDEPGEMSDIVKSEFGYHVIQFIERKGEKIHIRHILKIPKPLSSEKMKAKHTLDSIAKIVREGSMTFEEAALRYSTDDETNKSGGIVINPYTGTSGFKSSQLDPATNYVLKQMKISEVSEPFESRSMKGKPEMKIIKLLSKTEPHIADINTDYQLISDMAKEKKKEEIISDWIQKVQKTTYFKIDEEYRDCNYKYKGWFSE
- a CDS encoding AAA family ATPase; translated protein: MINYKDDVEAVNALKKTYDNFFSEINKVIYGQDDIIKEVLISIFSNGHCLLVGVPGLAKTLLVNTLAEVLGLQYKRIQFTPDLMPSDIIGTEILDEHRKFKFLKGPLFSNIILADEINRTPPKTQAALLEAMQEKNVTVAGIEYELGKPFFVLATQNPIEQEGTYPLPEAQLDRFMFNIWLDYPKFEDEITIVQKTTTDNSIKLENIITGEEILYFQHLIRRIPINDNVLHYAVNLATATRPGTEKANEISNKYLEWGAGPRASQYLVVGAKAHAALQGKYSPDIEDVKAVAHPVLRHRIIRNYKAEAEGITADAIIDQLL